A stretch of DNA from Actinomycetes bacterium:
CCGAAGACCGCCGGTCGTCGGACCGCCCACGTGGCGTGCCGACCGAAGCTTCCGCTCATGAGCGGAGGGCCAGCGCAGGTGAGGACCCGGCTCCGCCCCACACGGGCGTGGCCCGAGCCCCGCGCCTGCGCGGGGCTCTTCTGCTGTGCGGGGGCTTCCGGCCGGAATGCTGGAAGGAGATCCATGGCGCGGGCAGACAAGGAAGCCGACGTCGCGACGATCGCGGAGCACTTCCGCACGTCGAACGCGACCGTGCTGACCGAGTACCGCGGCCTCACCGTGGCGCAGCTGAAGACGCTGCGCCGATCGCTCGGTGAGACCGCCAACTACGCCGTGGTGAAGAACACGCTGACCAAGATCGCTGCAAAGGAGGCGGGCGTCGAGGGTCTCGACGACCTGCTCGCCGGCCCCAGCGCGATCGCCTTCATCAAGGGCGACCCGGTCGAGGCCGCCAAGGGTCTGCGTGACTTCGCCAAGGCACACCCGCTGCTGGTGATCAAGGGCGGCTACATGGACGGCAAGACGCTGTCCGCCGCCGAGATCGCCAAGCTCGCGGACCTCGAGTCGCGTGAGGTTCTCCTCGCGAAGCTCGCTGGGGCCATGAAGGCGTCGCTGTCCCAGGC
This window harbors:
- the rplJ gene encoding 50S ribosomal protein L10 gives rise to the protein MARADKEADVATIAEHFRTSNATVLTEYRGLTVAQLKTLRRSLGETANYAVVKNTLTKIAAKEAGVEGLDDLLAGPSAIAFIKGDPVEAAKGLRDFAKAHPLLVIKGGYMDGKTLSAAEIAKLADLESREVLLAKLAGAMKASLSQAAALFQAPLAQAARTIEALRVKAEADPSVIGGAGAAAPAAEAPAVSEEAADEVVAVAAEEVVVTEEAAPEAVAEVVEEPETASADVVEATEDADTTEG